A section of the Candidatus Thioglobus autotrophicus genome encodes:
- a CDS encoding citrate synthase — protein sequence MIEYIPGLAGIPATESAISSIDGEKGILAYRGYSIKDLAKNASFEEVAMLLRDGELPSANKLKEFRCVLHKRYEVKRNIRQMMWALPATGHPMDVLQTAIAAMATFYPGAGAKDPDSAFTQSALTKIIANMSTLVAMWARISAGYDPIPPSKNMSYAKNFLYMSFGEEPDDDIVQLFDACLILHAEHTINASTFSAMVTASTLTNPFASISAAVGTLAGSLHGGANEDVLNMLDEIGDTKNVRGYIENRLKNKQVIMGMGHREYRVKDPRATILQEMIEAYIKKSGITLSKRFETALEVERVCEELLSAKGVYPNVDFYSGILYSEIFKIPKEHFTPIFAMARSAGWAAHWHEQVGHNRIFRPTQIYIGHDFRDYPAK from the coding sequence ATGATTGAATACATTCCAGGTCTTGCAGGCATTCCAGCAACAGAGTCTGCCATTTCGTCCATTGATGGAGAAAAAGGCATCTTGGCTTATCGCGGATACTCTATTAAAGATCTTGCTAAAAATGCTTCGTTCGAAGAAGTGGCTATGCTGCTTCGAGATGGTGAGCTGCCAAGTGCCAACAAACTAAAAGAATTTCGCTGCGTACTGCATAAGCGTTATGAAGTTAAACGCAATATTCGACAAATGATGTGGGCACTGCCCGCAACTGGCCATCCAATGGATGTTTTACAAACTGCCATTGCAGCCATGGCCACCTTCTATCCGGGTGCAGGCGCTAAAGATCCAGATTCAGCCTTTACCCAAAGCGCACTGACAAAAATCATCGCCAACATGAGTACTTTGGTGGCAATGTGGGCACGTATTAGCGCAGGTTATGACCCAATTCCGCCTAGCAAAAACATGTCCTATGCAAAAAACTTCTTGTACATGTCTTTTGGTGAAGAGCCAGATGATGACATTGTCCAACTGTTTGATGCGTGTTTAATTTTGCATGCCGAACACACCATTAATGCCAGCACCTTCTCAGCTATGGTAACTGCCTCAACACTGACCAACCCTTTTGCCTCAATCTCTGCAGCAGTAGGCACCTTGGCCGGATCTCTACATGGAGGCGCAAACGAAGATGTGCTTAATATGTTGGATGAGATTGGCGATACAAAAAATGTTCGTGGTTATATTGAAAACCGCCTAAAAAACAAACAAGTAATTATGGGCATGGGGCATCGCGAATACCGCGTTAAAGACCCGCGTGCCACCATCTTGCAAGAAATGATCGAGGCCTACATTAAAAAATCAGGTATTACTTTATCTAAACGCTTTGAAACAGCCTTAGAGGTTGAGCGGGTTTGCGAAGAGTTGCTATCTGCAAAGGGCGTATACCCTAATGTAGACTTCTACTCGGGTATTTTGTATTCAGAAATTTTTAAAATTCCGAAAGAACACTTCACCCCAATTTTTGCTATGGCTCGTTCTGCTGGCTGGGCCGCACACTGGCACGAACAAGTAGGGCATAATCGCATCTTCCGACCGACCCAAATATATATCGGTCACGATTTTAGAGACTATCCAGCTAAATAA
- the erpA gene encoding iron-sulfur cluster insertion protein ErpA, translating to MSEVLEEADIIFSDNAANKVATLITEEKNDNLRLRVYITGGGCSGFSYGFTFDEEHKEGDSGVENNGVQLVIDPMSYQYLIGATVDYLEDLQGSRFIIHNPNAKTTCGCGSSFSV from the coding sequence ATGTCAGAAGTATTAGAAGAAGCAGATATTATTTTCAGCGACAATGCTGCCAATAAAGTAGCGACACTGATTACCGAGGAAAAAAATGATAACTTGCGTCTGCGTGTTTATATTACAGGTGGTGGTTGCTCGGGCTTCTCTTACGGCTTTACCTTTGATGAAGAGCACAAAGAAGGAGATTCTGGTGTTGAGAATAACGGCGTTCAGCTGGTGATAGACCCAATGAGCTATCAGTACCTTATTGGCGCAACAGTTGACTATCTTGAAGACTTGCAAGGGTCTCGATTCATTATTCACAACCCTAACGCTAAAACCACTTGTGGCTGTGGCTCATCTTTTTCAGTTTAA
- the ubiE gene encoding bifunctional demethylmenaquinone methyltransferase/2-methoxy-6-polyprenyl-1,4-benzoquinol methylase UbiE has protein sequence MDNTTHFGFKDVATDDKQSLVKGVFDSVASKYDLMNDVLSFGAHRLWKRYTIASSNVKTGDKVLDIAGGTGDLAIEFRKKVGESGQVILSDINAAMLGEGRKNLINQGIFGVDYIQLNAQYLPFESNTFDCVSIAFGLRNVTDKDQALREMHRILKPGGCLLILEFSKTDSELLKKFYDFYSFNVMPKLGGIIADDEDSYQYLAESIRKHPDQETLKDMVLEAGFGFCEYHNLSGGIVALHKGIKT, from the coding sequence ATGGACAATACCACACATTTCGGCTTTAAAGATGTAGCCACCGATGATAAACAAAGCCTCGTTAAAGGGGTTTTTGACTCGGTTGCTAGCAAGTACGACTTGATGAATGACGTTTTATCTTTTGGTGCCCACCGTTTATGGAAGCGCTACACCATAGCATCTTCCAATGTAAAAACTGGCGACAAGGTACTCGATATCGCCGGTGGAACTGGTGATTTAGCTATTGAGTTTAGAAAAAAAGTGGGTGAGTCTGGTCAGGTTATTTTGTCTGATATTAATGCTGCAATGCTGGGTGAAGGGCGAAAAAATCTAATCAACCAGGGTATTTTTGGTGTCGATTATATTCAGCTTAATGCTCAATATCTACCCTTTGAAAGTAACACGTTTGATTGCGTGTCTATTGCTTTTGGCCTTAGAAATGTCACTGACAAAGACCAGGCGCTACGTGAAATGCACAGAATTCTAAAGCCGGGCGGTTGTTTATTAATTTTAGAATTTTCTAAAACAGATTCCGAGCTACTGAAAAAATTCTATGACTTTTATTCCTTTAATGTCATGCCAAAATTAGGCGGTATTATTGCTGATGATGAAGATTCATATCAGTACTTGGCAGAGTCTATTCGCAAACACCCTGACCAAGAAACCTTGAAAGACATGGTGTTAGAAGCGGGCTTCGGTTTTTGCGAATACCACAACCTTTCAGGTGGTATTGTGGCCCTACATAAAGGCATAAAAACCTAA
- a CDS encoding SCP2 sterol-binding domain-containing protein, with protein MQHFVLEQALNLLIQNGSIDIKPLESKVIRFSLLDLWLDVNFICLNNRIFVSSDTSVSSDVEIKLKPSVFFALFKGEDLTDLLRQDKIHIHGDVKTAQLLVDLLSATELDLEELLSQYTGDIVAHEVGKTAKKIKKMTQHSSNPLEALKDGLSELLIQPKVSKKYTNPRH; from the coding sequence ATGCAGCACTTTGTTCTTGAGCAGGCACTAAACCTATTAATTCAAAATGGCTCGATTGATATCAAGCCTTTAGAATCAAAAGTGATTCGCTTTAGTCTGCTTGACTTGTGGCTGGATGTTAATTTTATTTGTCTTAATAACCGAATTTTTGTCAGTAGCGATACCAGCGTAAGCAGTGATGTTGAGATTAAACTCAAGCCTAGTGTTTTCTTTGCTTTATTTAAGGGCGAAGATTTAACTGACCTACTCAGACAAGATAAGATTCATATTCATGGAGATGTAAAAACCGCCCAGCTGCTAGTAGATTTACTATCCGCAACTGAGCTGGATTTAGAAGAGTTACTCTCGCAATATACCGGCGATATTGTTGCCCATGAAGTAGGAAAAACAGCCAAAAAAATTAAGAAAATGACCCAACACTCGTCTAACCCGCTCGAAGCGCTCAAAGATGGATTAAGCGAGCTATTGATTCAGCCAAAAGTTTCAAAAAAATACACCAATCCACGCCATTAA
- the argC gene encoding N-acetyl-gamma-glutamyl-phosphate reductase has translation MIKAGIIGGTGYTGVELLRLLHNHEGVEVIAISSRSEAGQLVGDFFPSLAGQTDLAFTAPGDAILNECDVIFFATPHGVAMKTASSFIDKGIKVIDLGPDFRLRDKDEYAQWYGLENFQDDLLASSVYGLSEINREQIKQAQLIGNPGCFPTTVLLALKPLIENKLINLSSIIVDSKTGVSGAGRGANQAMLLCEASESIKAYGVSGHRHYPEIKQELSLLSGGEPIGLTFIPHLVPMIRGMESTIYVDLLDTDTDVQSVLEAAYKDEHFVTVMGAGVVPETRSVKSSNFCQIAAQKAVGGKLIITSVIDNLIKGAAGQAIQNMNIMFGLDEKSGLSSIGLLP, from the coding sequence ATGATTAAAGCAGGCATTATTGGCGGCACTGGCTATACCGGCGTCGAGTTACTCAGATTACTTCATAATCATGAAGGTGTAGAAGTAATAGCAATTAGCTCTCGCTCAGAAGCCGGGCAATTAGTTGGTGATTTTTTTCCTTCTCTAGCCGGACAAACAGATTTAGCTTTCACCGCACCGGGTGATGCCATTTTAAATGAGTGTGATGTAATCTTCTTTGCAACACCGCACGGTGTGGCGATGAAGACGGCTAGCAGCTTTATTGACAAAGGCATTAAAGTAATTGATTTAGGTCCAGACTTCCGCCTGCGTGATAAAGATGAATATGCACAATGGTACGGTTTGGAAAATTTCCAAGACGATCTACTCGCCTCCTCAGTGTACGGGCTTTCTGAAATTAATCGCGAGCAAATTAAACAGGCGCAGTTAATCGGCAATCCAGGCTGTTTTCCAACCACTGTCTTGTTAGCCCTTAAACCCTTGATTGAAAATAAGCTGATTAACTTATCAAGCATTATTGTTGACTCTAAAACGGGCGTCAGTGGTGCAGGTCGTGGTGCAAATCAAGCCATGCTATTATGCGAAGCCAGTGAATCTATTAAGGCTTATGGTGTCAGTGGCCATCGTCACTATCCAGAAATAAAACAAGAATTAAGTTTATTGTCAGGTGGCGAGCCCATTGGTCTGACATTCATTCCGCACTTAGTACCAATGATTCGTGGCATGGAGTCCACAATTTATGTGGACTTATTGGATACTGATACTGATGTACAATCAGTGCTTGAAGCTGCCTATAAAGACGAGCATTTTGTGACCGTTATGGGCGCGGGTGTTGTGCCTGAAACGCGCAGCGTTAAGTCGAGCAACTTCTGTCAAATTGCTGCACAAAAAGCGGTTGGCGGTAAATTAATAATCACCTCCGTGATCGATAATTTGATCAAGGGTGCAGCAGGACAAGCAATACAAAACATGAATATTATGTTCGGTCTTGATGAAAAATCAGGCTTATCGTCTATTGGCCTGTTGCCTTAA
- the pth gene encoding aminoacyl-tRNA hydrolase codes for MAIKLIVGLGNPGKDYQSHRHNVGFWFCDTLANLYSATFKKEAKFFGDVAQVTIAGASVRLLKPTTFMNRSGQSIQALAKFYQLEADEILVVHDELDLEVGTAKLKAEGGHGGHNGLRDTIKALGTKSFYRLRLGIGHPGNKLQVADYVLHAPNKIELENIQNAMIDALQIMEEVVKGNIDQAMKHLHTK; via the coding sequence ATGGCCATTAAACTGATTGTTGGCCTGGGGAATCCAGGCAAAGACTATCAGTCACATCGTCATAATGTTGGGTTTTGGTTTTGTGATACGCTGGCCAATTTATACTCAGCTACCTTTAAAAAAGAAGCAAAATTTTTCGGCGATGTGGCACAAGTCACTATTGCTGGTGCCAGTGTTCGCCTATTAAAACCTACCACATTCATGAACAGGTCGGGCCAGTCGATTCAAGCTCTAGCAAAGTTCTATCAACTCGAAGCTGATGAGATACTAGTCGTACATGATGAGCTCGATTTAGAGGTTGGCACGGCCAAGCTCAAGGCAGAGGGTGGACATGGCGGACATAATGGCTTGCGTGACACTATTAAAGCCTTAGGCACGAAGAGCTTTTATCGACTTCGCCTAGGCATTGGTCATCCTGGCAATAAACTGCAGGTGGCTGATTATGTTCTGCATGCACCCAATAAAATCGAACTAGAAAATATTCAAAATGCCATGATAGATGCGCTGCAAATCATGGAAGAGGTCGTTAAAGGCAATATAGATCAAGCCATGAAACACTTACATACAAAATAA
- the ubiB gene encoding 2-polyprenylphenol 6-hydroxylase translates to MRSFFRFLKISQVLMRYRLDALVLSTPFLKGFKPLLYLTPWYYFPIKKYSRGQRIRLALEALGPIYIKFGQTLSTRPDLLPEDISLELKKLQDSCPAFSTQHAKRLIEEALGGKIEQLFKTFDEQPLASASIAQAHTATTLEGEEVVVKVVRPDIDKLIARDIKLMYALATLFNKHPLAKKIRPIEVVEEFEAIIINELDMRIEAAHCDKIRQNFKHSDLLYIPKVYHHLSQINVLTTERIYGTPVGEIDTLKANNIDMKRLAEEGVIIFFTQVFKHNFFHADMHPGNIFVSDTGQYIGVDFGIMGSLSEDDKDFLADIFLAFFNQDYQKVAQVYIDSGWIGVHTDEKAFEAAVKKICDPMFDKPLGDISFGQVLLDLIQEAKNFDIKVQPQLLLLDKTLLNIEGLGRQLYPQLDLWSTAKPFLEDLMKERYSVKNTFEKLKEEAPQLLKDIPELPALTINALKQLNKMKDINKLYAQQTEQIVTQLQSNANQQTAAIFAGSLLILSGVFAVNTLWLASGISALVTLLFWIKSR, encoded by the coding sequence ATGCGTAGTTTTTTTCGATTTTTAAAAATTTCTCAAGTGTTGATGCGTTATCGATTAGACGCCTTGGTACTTTCAACACCCTTTCTAAAAGGTTTTAAACCACTTCTATATTTAACTCCGTGGTATTATTTTCCGATTAAAAAGTATTCAAGAGGCCAAAGAATTCGTTTGGCACTTGAGGCACTAGGGCCTATTTATATCAAATTTGGACAAACACTGTCTACTCGCCCCGACTTGCTGCCTGAAGACATCAGCTTAGAGCTAAAAAAATTACAAGATAGTTGCCCCGCCTTTAGCACGCAACACGCAAAGCGCTTAATCGAAGAGGCTTTAGGTGGGAAAATTGAACAGCTTTTCAAAACATTTGACGAACAACCTCTTGCCAGCGCCTCCATTGCCCAGGCGCATACGGCCACCACTTTAGAGGGGGAAGAGGTGGTTGTTAAGGTTGTGCGTCCAGATATTGATAAGCTGATTGCTCGTGACATTAAACTAATGTATGCCTTGGCAACTCTATTTAATAAGCACCCTTTGGCGAAAAAAATTCGACCTATAGAAGTGGTGGAAGAGTTTGAAGCTATTATTATCAATGAGCTAGATATGCGCATTGAAGCAGCACATTGCGACAAAATTAGACAAAACTTTAAGCATTCTGACCTGCTCTACATTCCTAAGGTCTATCATCATTTAAGCCAGATTAACGTACTCACAACTGAGCGCATTTATGGCACACCAGTTGGTGAAATCGATACACTCAAAGCCAACAATATTGATATGAAACGCTTGGCTGAAGAAGGGGTTATTATCTTTTTCACACAAGTATTCAAGCATAACTTTTTCCATGCCGACATGCACCCTGGCAATATTTTTGTCTCTGACACGGGTCAATACATTGGTGTTGATTTTGGCATTATGGGCTCGTTAAGCGAGGATGATAAAGACTTTTTGGCAGATATATTTTTGGCGTTTTTTAATCAAGACTATCAAAAAGTAGCCCAAGTCTATATTGACTCTGGCTGGATTGGTGTGCATACGGATGAGAAGGCTTTTGAGGCCGCTGTTAAAAAAATATGCGACCCAATGTTTGACAAGCCACTAGGCGATATATCTTTTGGGCAGGTGTTGCTAGACTTAATTCAAGAAGCCAAAAATTTTGACATCAAAGTTCAACCCCAGCTGTTATTATTAGACAAAACCCTGCTTAATATTGAGGGACTGGGTAGACAACTTTACCCACAACTAGACTTATGGTCCACTGCCAAGCCATTTTTAGAAGATTTAATGAAAGAGAGATATAGCGTGAAAAACACCTTTGAAAAACTAAAAGAAGAAGCACCTCAACTATTAAAAGATATTCCTGAGCTGCCTGCGCTTACGATTAATGCGCTTAAGCAGCTTAACAAAATGAAAGACATTAACAAGCTCTATGCGCAACAAACTGAGCAAATTGTCACCCAACTGCAAAGCAACGCCAACCAACAAACTGCCGCTATATTTGCCGGCTCACTGCTAATATTATCGGGTGTATTTGCAGTAAATACTCTATGGCTTGCCAGTGGTATTAGTGCCTTGGTGACCCTGCTATTCTGGATCAAGTCTAGATAG
- the accC gene encoding acetyl-CoA carboxylase biotin carboxylase subunit, producing MNKIQKVLIANRGEIALRILRACKELGIKTVAVYSTADKDLKHVRLADEAVCIGPHPSVESYLNIPALIAAAEVTHADAIHPGYGFLSESADFAQRVEESGFIFIGPRAENIRVMGDKVAAIEAMQKSSVPCVPGSDGALGEDPIKNMEIARNIGLPIIIKASGGGGGRGMQVVEQESDLLGSIELAKSEGLSFFGNAEVYMEKFLTTPRHVEIQILADEHGNAVHLGERDCSMQRRHQKVVEEAPAPGITPELRNKIGSVCADACKAINYRGAGTFEFLFENNEFYFIEMNTRVQVEHPVTEMITGVDIVREQILIADGQALSFTQEDVKIKGFSIECRINAEDPNNFMPSPGKITQYHVAGGLGVRVDSHVYNGYTVPPHYDSMIGKLITFADTRMGAIVKMKNALDEMVIDGIKTNIPLQRRIMEDQVFQQGGMNIHYLEKMLGESH from the coding sequence ATGAATAAGATTCAAAAGGTTCTAATTGCCAATCGCGGTGAGATTGCGCTTAGAATTTTACGAGCTTGTAAAGAGCTTGGCATTAAAACTGTTGCCGTTTACTCAACAGCAGACAAAGATCTTAAGCATGTACGCCTAGCTGATGAAGCTGTTTGTATTGGCCCACACCCCTCAGTAGAAAGTTATTTAAATATTCCTGCTCTCATTGCTGCAGCAGAAGTAACTCATGCGGATGCCATTCACCCGGGCTACGGGTTTTTATCAGAAAGTGCTGATTTTGCACAACGCGTTGAAGAAAGCGGTTTTATTTTTATTGGCCCAAGAGCTGAAAATATTCGCGTTATGGGTGACAAAGTTGCTGCGATTGAAGCCATGCAAAAATCAAGCGTGCCTTGTGTGCCCGGCTCTGATGGCGCATTAGGCGAGGATCCAATCAAAAATATGGAAATTGCCCGTAATATTGGCTTGCCAATTATTATTAAAGCTTCTGGTGGTGGTGGTGGTCGTGGTATGCAGGTGGTAGAACAAGAATCTGACTTACTCGGCTCAATTGAACTTGCCAAGTCTGAAGGCTTAAGCTTCTTTGGTAATGCAGAAGTCTATATGGAAAAATTCCTAACCACGCCTCGCCATGTAGAAATCCAAATTTTAGCAGACGAACATGGCAATGCTGTGCACCTCGGTGAGCGCGACTGTTCGATGCAGCGTCGTCACCAAAAAGTGGTGGAAGAAGCGCCTGCACCAGGTATCACACCCGAGCTACGCAACAAGATTGGCTCAGTTTGTGCTGATGCTTGTAAAGCGATCAATTATCGCGGTGCAGGTACGTTTGAATTTCTATTCGAAAATAATGAGTTTTACTTTATTGAGATGAACACTCGTGTGCAAGTTGAGCACCCAGTGACGGAAATGATCACTGGTGTTGATATTGTACGTGAGCAAATTCTGATTGCCGATGGGCAAGCGTTATCATTTACGCAAGAGGATGTTAAGATTAAGGGCTTCTCAATTGAGTGTCGTATTAATGCTGAAGACCCCAACAACTTTATGCCTTCTCCTGGAAAGATCACGCAGTATCATGTTGCGGGTGGCCTAGGTGTACGCGTTGATTCACACGTTTACAACGGCTATACTGTGCCACCACATTATGATTCAATGATTGGCAAACTAATCACCTTTGCTGATACACGTATGGGTGCGATTGTTAAGATGAAAAATGCACTAGATGAAATGGTGATTGACGGCATTAAAACCAACATTCCACTGCAAAGAAGAATTATGGAAGACCAGGTATTTCAACAAGGTGGTATGAATATCCACTATCTTGAAAAAATGCTGGGCGAATCACACTAA
- a CDS encoding 50S ribosomal protein L25/general stress protein Ctc, with protein MSLTINATKREDQGKGASRRLRRAEQIPAIIYGAGKAPSNITLGIHEITHLLEKEESYTSVLDLMVGKKKEAVIIKDLQRHPAKNIVTHVDFLRVNLKQALVTNIPLHFLGADENESIRLGAILNQFVTSVEVSCLPADLPTSIDVDITNLTLGDHISLTGLNIPKGVTLTALTHGDIEAHDQSVVAVQEAKKMAEVQDDAPVAPETEVAGDEANADNAEGDE; from the coding sequence ATGAGTTTAACAATCAATGCAACAAAACGCGAAGATCAAGGTAAAGGTGCGAGCCGCCGCCTACGTCGCGCTGAACAGATCCCTGCAATTATCTATGGTGCTGGCAAAGCTCCAAGCAACATTACCCTAGGTATTCACGAAATTACACACCTATTAGAAAAAGAAGAGTCGTACACTTCTGTTCTAGATCTAATGGTTGGCAAGAAAAAAGAGGCAGTGATCATTAAAGACTTACAGCGTCATCCTGCAAAAAATATTGTAACTCATGTTGACTTTTTGCGTGTTAACTTAAAACAAGCGCTTGTTACCAATATTCCTCTACACTTTCTTGGTGCTGATGAAAATGAAAGCATCCGTCTTGGTGCTATCCTGAATCAATTTGTTACTTCTGTTGAAGTATCATGTTTACCAGCTGACCTACCGACTTCAATTGACGTAGACATCACTAACTTAACATTAGGTGATCACATTAGTCTAACTGGTCTGAACATCCCTAAAGGTGTTACCTTAACAGCGCTAACACATGGTGATATTGAAGCGCACGACCAAAGTGTTGTAGCGGTTCAAGAAGCTAAAAAGATGGCTGAAGTTCAAGATGATGCACCAGTCGCGCCTGAGACTGAAGTGGCTGGCGATGAAGCTAATGCTGACAACGCAGAAGGCGACGAGTAA